DNA from Leptospira mayottensis 200901116:
AAATCGTTTTTAGTTACCGGTGCAAGTTCTGGGATCGGAAAGGCTCTCGTCTTAGAACTGAACCGAAACGGAGCCGTGGTTGGCGCGGTTGCCCGAAGGAAAGAGTTATTAAAAGAATTAAAAAACGAAGTCCAATTTCCGGACAAGGTGATCTCTCTTCCCGGAGATGTTTCAGATCCTTTTCAACTCAAGAAAATTGCGGAAGAGTTTAGAAAGAAAGTTCGACATATTGATGGGATGATTCATAGCGCTGGAATCAGTATGCGTGGTCTTGCGAGAGAAACGGATATTAAAGTTTATGAAAGTCTAATGAATATAAATTTCTATCCTTTGATTCATCTATTCAAACTTTTGGAGTCGGAACTTAGACAGAATCAGGGTCATTTTATTGCGGTTTCTTCTTTACAAGGGCGATTTGCCACTCAGTATCGTTCGGGTTATGCGGCGAGTAAACACGCGGTACAAGCGTTTATGGATAGCATTCGGCTGGAAACATCCGAAAGCGGAATGCACGTTATGA
Protein-coding regions in this window:
- a CDS encoding SDR family NAD(P)-dependent oxidoreductase, whose protein sequence is MMTSFFLEKSFLVTGASSGIGKALVLELNRNGAVVGAVARRKELLKELKNEVQFPDKVISLPGDVSDPFQLKKIAEEFRKKVRHIDGMIHSAGISMRGLARETDIKVYESLMNINFYPLIHLFKLLESELRQNQGHFIAVSSLQGRFATQYRSGYAASKHAVQAFMDSIRLETSESGMHVMTVSPGYVKTDISVKALSGDGSTYGIMDEGIKNGLSTKKVASIILKAIESKKRDVYPSQFREMLAYWISRFSPSLLDKLLKKARVT